The stretch of DNA GATCGCCAGCGCCGGGAGATGGTCGCTGCGCTCGATCCGGTCGACGACGCGGTGCTCGGCGACCGCGAGGACATCTTCGTCCCGATCGAGGCGCTCGATCCCGACGTGATCGTGCTCGGTCACGACCAGCACCACGACGAGGCCGCGATCGCGGCGGCGCTCGGCGACCGCGGGATCGACTGCGACGTGAAGCGCGCAGCGGGACGCGAGCCGAACTACGAGGGAGAGCTCCTCTCGACCGGGCAGATCATCGATCGGATCCGCGAAGAGCGGGGCTGACCGAAATTCACATACCGATCCGGAAATGGAAAGTCAGGAAAGTGATTTATAGTGTCTACTCCATCGCTCCGGCCGCTATCGACGATTACGGCCGATGAGCCGACGAGGCACGAACGGGTCCGCTTCGGGGCGGGAACTCGCCGAGCCGGTGTCCGAAGACGACCACACGCGGGGACCGGACGACGCCAGCGTCACGCTCGTCCAGTACGGCGACTTCGAGTGCCCGAACTGTGGCACCGTCCATTCGATCATCGAGCGACTGCTTGATCACCTCGACGACGAGCTCCGGTACGTCTATCGCCACTTCCCGTTGACCGAGGTGCGACCCAACGCGAAACAGGCCGCCGAGGCCGCGGAGGCAGCCGGTGCGCAGGGTGCGTTCTGGCCGATGTACGACCGGCTCTACGAACACCAGGACGCACTCGCCGCCGAGGACCTCGAAGCACACGCCGACGCGCTCGACCTCGACACTGAGCGGTTCGCCCAGGAACTCGACGACAACGATCACGAGGACCGGGTTCGTGAGGACTTCGAGAGCGGGATCGAGAGCGACGTCAACAGCGCCCCGACCTTCTTCATCGACGGCGAGCGCTACGAGGGGCGCTACAGCTTCGACGCGCTGCTCGATGCGATCGTCGACGCTGGCGATCTCACCGATGTCTCGCGCGCGACGCCCGACGGCGGCGAGGCCTCCCGGGGCGACCTGCGCGAGACGCTCGACGAGTCCGAACACGGTGCGCCGGCGGCCGGCTCCGCGGTCCGAGATCGGTTCTCGGCCGACGAGATCTTCCAGCGGGTGGTGGCGACCGCCGACGAGGAGTTCGACCGGAGCTTTCGACTGCTCTTTCTGAGCGGGCTCGCGGCTGGGTTCGCGATGAGCCTCTCCTTTGTGGGGGTCGCCGCGCTGACCGCGCTGCTCGGCGGTGACGGCTCGGCGTCGGCGGCGGGCTATCTCCTCTATCCGCTGGGCTTCCTGTTCGTCGTCCTCGGGAGCTACCAGCTGTTCACCGAGAACACGCTCACGCCCGTCACGCTGGTCCTGACGCGGATCGCCTCGATCCCCGCACTCCTCCGAGTCTGGGGCGTGGTACTCGCGGCAAATGTCTTGGGAGTGGCGGCGAGCGCGTACGTCCTCGCCAACACAGGCGTGCTCTCGCCCGAAGCGGCAGCGGCCGCGAGCGAGATCGGCCACCACTTCTTCGAGCTGTCGTGGGCCGACATCTTCTGGAAGGGCGTGTTCGCGGGCGTGCTGATCGCCGGGATGGTGTGGCTGATCCACGCCGCTCGCGACACCGCGGCCCGGGTACTGATCGTCTTCGCGCTCGCCTACGCCGTGGGGGCCGCTGAGCTCGCCCACTGCATCGTGGGGTCGGCCGAAACCCTGTACGTCGTGTTCAACGGCGAGGAGTCGCTGTGGTCGTTCTTCAGTCACTTCCTCGTGCCTGCAACTCTCGGCAACACCGTCGGCGGCGTCGTGTTCGTCGCGCTCCTGAACTACAGCCAGACCCGCGACCGCCGGATTCAGAACCGGGACTGTCGCGTGCTCGAACTCGGCTGGTCGGAATGGCTCTTTGAGAATCACATCGGTCGCCCGATCACACCCTCGTTCCCGGAGAGCGAGGACGACGGTGCCGAAGCCGACTGATCGGCTTCCGCTTCCCAAGCCGTGAATCGGTTCGCGAGAGACTCGGTTCTCTTGTGGCTCCGCGTCGGTTCAGAGCAGCTCTTCGGCAGCCAGCCGGTCGACCGCCTCACGCAGCCGTTCCTGGCTGTTGGCGTACGAGAAGCGGGCGTAGCCTGGCGCGCCGAACGCGCTTCCCGGGACGGTGGCGACGTGGGCGTTCTGGATCGCGTCCTCGCACCACTGCTGATCGTCCTCGTCGACGGGCACCATCAGATAGAACGCGCCGTCGGGCACGGACACGTCAACGCCGTGCTCGGCGAGCAGATCGACCACGAGGTCGCGACGCTCCTCGAACGCTTCGGTCATCTGGGCGACCGCCTGATCGGTGTTTTCGAGCGCCTCGACGCCCGCGTGCTGGACGAAGTTGGTCGCACACGAGACCGAGTGCGAGTGGAGTTTGGCGGCCTGATCGATGAACGCTTCGGGCGCAGCGAGATAGCCGAGCCGCCAGCCCGTCATCGAGTAGGCCTTCGAGAAGCCGTTGATCGTGACCGTCCGATCGGCCATCCCCTCCAGAGTACCGAGGCTCGTCGGTTCGACGCCGTAGGTGATCTCCTTGTAGATCTCGTCGGAGATCACGGTGATATCATGCTCGACCGCAAGGTCGCGGACGCCGCGGAGTGCCGCGTCGGTGAACACGGAGCCAGTGGGGTTCGACGGCGAGTTCACCACGAGAAGCTCGGTGTCGTCCGAGACCGCCGCACCGAGGTCGTCGAGCGCGGGTTCGAGCTGGAGATCGTACGGCGTGAGGTCGACCCGCGAGAGCGAGCCGCCGGCGAGTTTCACCATCGCCTCGTAGGAGACCCACGCCGGGTCGAGCAGACAGACCTCGCTCCCCTCGTCGATCAGGGTCTGGAACGTCTCGTAGAGCGCCTGCTTGCCGCCCGGCGTGACGATGATCTCGTCGGTGGTGTAATCGAGCCCATCATCCTGGAGCTTGTCGGCGATCGCCTCCTTGAGATCGGGGATGCCGTTCGAGGACGTGTAGCCGGTGTGGCCGGCGTCCATCGCGTCCTTTCCCGCCTCCACGATGTTCTCCGGGGTCGGGAAGTCGGGCTCGCCCACGCTGAGGTCGACGACGTCGACGCCGTCGGCTTCGAGTTCGCCGGCAAGGTTGCTGATCGCGAGCGTCGCGCTCGGCTCGACGCGCTCGACGCGGGCGGCGAACTCGCTCATGCGAGCGCCTCCACCATGTCGACGGCGGTTGTAACGGCCTCTGCACCTTTGTCGGCGCGCTCGCGTGCCTCCGCACCGCTCATTCCGGGACCGACCACGCCGAAGGTCACGGGTTTGTCCCGATCGAGGCTCACGTCGGTCAGACCCTTTGCCGCCGACCGAGCGATGACCTGGTCGTGGTCGGTGTCGCCCGAGACGATCGCGCCGAGCACCGCGACCGCCGCGATCTCGTCTCGCCGTGCGAGCCGGTCGGCCGCGAGCGGCGCGTCGTACGCACCGGGGACTGGGATCGTGTCGGTGATCTCGGCCCCGCACTCCGCCGCGGCCTCGTGTGCGTGCTCTTCCATCTCCGTCGTGAGGTCGTCGTAGAACTGGGCGACGACCAGTCCGAGACTGTGCATGTGCGGCGGGTGGCGAGCGCCCCTCAAAGACCTACCGTTCGGTGCCAGCCCTGCCGAACGGCCAACCGAAACGCTCCTATGGGATGCCCGAGCGTGAATGGGACATGAGAGCGCCAGACGGCGTCGCGGCCCACCGGAGCCGTCGAGTCACGCTCGCCGTCGTCGCTATCGCCGTGCTGGGGCTGCTCGCCCGGCTCGCCTTCCTCGGCGACCGGATCGCCCACTGGGACGAGGCCCGTGTCGGGTACTGGATCCTGAACTACGCCGAGACGGGCAGCTTCATGTATCGACCGATGATCCACGGGCCCTTCCTCCATCAGGTGAACGCCCCTCTCTTCTCCCTGCTCGGCCCGAACGATTTCACGATGCGGCTCGTGGTTGCTGTCCTCGGGGCTGCGCTCCCGCTCGCCGCGCTGCTCTTCCGTGATCGCCTTCGATCGACCGAAACGATCGCGCTCGCCGTTTTCCTCGCCGCCGATCCGGTTCTGCTCTACTACTCGCGGTTCATGCGGAGCGACCTCCCGCTCGCGGTCTTCTCGCTGTTCGCGGTCGGCTTCTTCGTCCGGGCGATCGACACCCGTCGTGCGCGCTGGTTCCACGCGAGCGTGCTCTCGCTTGCGCTCGCGTTCACGACGAAGGAGAACGTCCTCATCACGCTCGTGACGTGGCTCGGCGCGCTCGTCCTGCTCGCCGACCACCGACTGTTCCTCGATCGCGGTTTCGATCGGGGCTGGCGGACGGCGCTCCGGCGGCGTGCCACGTGGATTCGTCGCACCGTCCGGCGATGGACGCCACACCTCCTCGTTGGCGCGTTCGAATTCCTCGCGATCGTCGTGTACTTTTACGCGCCACGTCGGACCGACGCGCCGGGGTTCGACGACCTCCTCACCGATCCCACGACGCTCCCGGCGGTGGTGGGCGAGGCGACGCTCGGCTCGTGGAACGCCTTCTACTCGCTATGGGTCAAGGGGGGCCACCAAGACCACTCCTATCTGCCCTACCTCGCGGACTACCTCGAAACCCTTTCCACGGGGTCAGGGGCGCTGATCGTGCTTGCGGTGGTCGGCTTCCTCGCGGATCGGTACGCCGGCGACCGGCCGCGTGATCTCGTCGCGTTCTGTTTCTACTGGGGCGCGGTCAGCGTTCTCGGTTACCCCATCGTGACCGACATCATGGCTCCGTGGGCGACGATCCACGCGATCGTTCCGCTTGCGGTGCCGGCGGCAGTCGGCGTCGGTGTCCTCTTCGCGCGCGGTCGCGCGGCGCTCGCCGATGACAACCGGGCCGCTGTCGCTGCGGTGGCGATCGCCCTCCTCCTCGTCGTCGCACAGATCGGGATCGTTGCGACCAACGACGTCTACCTCGATTCGCAGTCCGACGGGAACGAACTCGTCCAGTACGCCCAGCCCGCTGACGACTTCCACCCCGCGATCGACGACATGGCTGCCGTGAGCGCGACCAACGAGGGGACCGACGTGTTGGTGTACGGTGAGTTCCTCGTCGCCGAGCGATCGGGCGCGAGGGAGCCGGGCTGCACCAAGTGGTTCAACCTCCTCCCGATCCCGTGGTACACCGAGAGCACCGACGCGACCGTCTCGTGTGCGCGAAACGTCTCGGCGTTCGAACGGCAGACGGCGGGGAACCCACCACCGATCGTGATCGGGCTGACCACCGATCGAGCGTTCCTCGCGGACCGCCTCGACGGGTACGACGCCCGGAGCTACGTGCTGCGGACGCGGGATACCGGGAAAACCAACACGACCTTCTTCGTGGACACGAGCCGGCTGCCGGCGAACGCGACTGGCGGAACCGAAGGGAATCCTTAACCCCACGAGTCGAAAACCGAGCCACCATGCAACCGACTGCACCAGGCCCGACGCTGGGGGTGGTCGGCGGCGGCCAGCTCGGCCGGATGCTCGGTGAGGCCGCCGCGCCGCTCGGGGTCGACGTCGTCGTGAGCGATCCGACGCCCGACCCGCCGGCCGCACCCGTCGTCCGCGACACACTCCACGGCGATTTCGACGATCCGGATGCCGTTGCCGCACTCGCAGAGCGCGCCGACGTCCTGACCTACGAGATCGAACTCGCCGATCCTGACCTGCTCGAACGAGTGAGCGAGGAGTTCGGCACACCTGTGCATCCCGCTCCCGACACGCTCCGGACGATCCAAGACAAACTCGTCCAGAAGCGTCGATTGGAAGATGCCGGCGTTCCCGTCCCGCCGTTCCGGGCGGTCGAGAACGTTGCCGAGCTTCACGACGCGCTCGACGACCTCGGCTATCCCGCGATGTTGAAGGCACGCCGCGGCGGCTACGACGGCCGCGGGAACGTCCCGATCGAATCGCCGGGCGGCGTCGAAACCGCGTTCGAGGCGATCGACGGCGACGCGATGGTCGAGGCCTTCGTTCCCTTCGATCGGGAGCTTTCGGTCATCGGCGTTCGCGGTGCGGACGACCGACGGGCGTTCACGCCCGGCGAGAACGTCCACGAAGAGGAGATCTTGCGCGAGACGATCGTCC from Halococcus salifodinae DSM 8989 encodes:
- a CDS encoding 5-(carboxyamino)imidazole ribonucleotide synthase, whose amino-acid sequence is MQPTAPGPTLGVVGGGQLGRMLGEAAAPLGVDVVVSDPTPDPPAAPVVRDTLHGDFDDPDAVAALAERADVLTYEIELADPDLLERVSEEFGTPVHPAPDTLRTIQDKLVQKRRLEDAGVPVPPFRAVENVAELHDALDDLGYPAMLKARRGGYDGRGNVPIESPGGVETAFEAIDGDAMVEAFVPFDRELSVIGVRGADDRRAFTPGENVHEEEILRETIVPARVSDDVRERAKAIARDVLDLMDGRGVFGIELFESNGEISVNEIAPRPHNSGHWTIEGALTSQFEQHVRAVLGWPLGATDRRGRTVMTNLLGDVEEPEPAELVGIDDVLAEPGANLHWYGKHEARPLRKLGHVTLSGGEETDTNDLLARARELRDGCTFDP
- a CDS encoding flippase activity-associated protein Agl23, which gives rise to MRAPDGVAAHRSRRVTLAVVAIAVLGLLARLAFLGDRIAHWDEARVGYWILNYAETGSFMYRPMIHGPFLHQVNAPLFSLLGPNDFTMRLVVAVLGAALPLAALLFRDRLRSTETIALAVFLAADPVLLYYSRFMRSDLPLAVFSLFAVGFFVRAIDTRRARWFHASVLSLALAFTTKENVLITLVTWLGALVLLADHRLFLDRGFDRGWRTALRRRATWIRRTVRRWTPHLLVGAFEFLAIVVYFYAPRRTDAPGFDDLLTDPTTLPAVVGEATLGSWNAFYSLWVKGGHQDHSYLPYLADYLETLSTGSGALIVLAVVGFLADRYAGDRPRDLVAFCFYWGAVSVLGYPIVTDIMAPWATIHAIVPLAVPAAVGVGVLFARGRAALADDNRAAVAAVAIALLLVVAQIGIVATNDVYLDSQSDGNELVQYAQPADDFHPAIDDMAAVSATNEGTDVLVYGEFLVAERSGAREPGCTKWFNLLPIPWYTESTDATVSCARNVSAFERQTAGNPPPIVIGLTTDRAFLADRLDGYDARSYVLRTRDTGKTNTTFFVDTSRLPANATGGTEGNP
- a CDS encoding formate/nitrite transporter family protein, with protein sequence MSRRGTNGSASGRELAEPVSEDDHTRGPDDASVTLVQYGDFECPNCGTVHSIIERLLDHLDDELRYVYRHFPLTEVRPNAKQAAEAAEAAGAQGAFWPMYDRLYEHQDALAAEDLEAHADALDLDTERFAQELDDNDHEDRVREDFESGIESDVNSAPTFFIDGERYEGRYSFDALLDAIVDAGDLTDVSRATPDGGEASRGDLRETLDESEHGAPAAGSAVRDRFSADEIFQRVVATADEEFDRSFRLLFLSGLAAGFAMSLSFVGVAALTALLGGDGSASAAGYLLYPLGFLFVVLGSYQLFTENTLTPVTLVLTRIASIPALLRVWGVVLAANVLGVAASAYVLANTGVLSPEAAAAASEIGHHFFELSWADIFWKGVFAGVLIAGMVWLIHAARDTAARVLIVFALAYAVGAAELAHCIVGSAETLYVVFNGEESLWSFFSHFLVPATLGNTVGGVVFVALLNYSQTRDRRIQNRDCRVLELGWSEWLFENHIGRPITPSFPESEDDGAEAD
- a CDS encoding pyridoxal phosphate-dependent aminotransferase, encoding MSEFAARVERVEPSATLAISNLAGELEADGVDVVDLSVGEPDFPTPENIVEAGKDAMDAGHTGYTSSNGIPDLKEAIADKLQDDGLDYTTDEIIVTPGGKQALYETFQTLIDEGSEVCLLDPAWVSYEAMVKLAGGSLSRVDLTPYDLQLEPALDDLGAAVSDDTELLVVNSPSNPTGSVFTDAALRGVRDLAVEHDITVISDEIYKEITYGVEPTSLGTLEGMADRTVTINGFSKAYSMTGWRLGYLAAPEAFIDQAAKLHSHSVSCATNFVQHAGVEALENTDQAVAQMTEAFEERRDLVVDLLAEHGVDVSVPDGAFYLMVPVDEDDQQWCEDAIQNAHVATVPGSAFGAPGYARFSYANSQERLREAVDRLAAEELL
- the ribH gene encoding 6,7-dimethyl-8-ribityllumazine synthase → MHSLGLVVAQFYDDLTTEMEEHAHEAAAECGAEITDTIPVPGAYDAPLAADRLARRDEIAAVAVLGAIVSGDTDHDQVIARSAAKGLTDVSLDRDKPVTFGVVGPGMSGAEARERADKGAEAVTTAVDMVEALA
- a CDS encoding adenylyltransferase/cytidyltransferase family protein, with the protein product MTEERRGVERSGSEGSEGERSDDEPSDDRTRSGADLPETSDDPTTVVAQGTFDILHPGHLEYLREAAAMGDELAVILARRENVTHKAKPVLADRQRREMVAALDPVDDAVLGDREDIFVPIEALDPDVIVLGHDQHHDEAAIAAALGDRGIDCDVKRAAGREPNYEGELLSTGQIIDRIREERG